The DNA window TATCGAACCATTATGCTTCGATGAAGTTTTATTCTGATAAGGTTGATTGATTTTTATAATGACTCACCCAGTACGAGTTACTAGATTTTAAAGATGTATGAAAATTATAAGGCTAAGAAATCTATTTTTGAAAACTAATTCATCGCTTTAATTGGTCGGAGCGGTGAGATTCGAACTCACGACCCCTTGCACCCCATGCAAGTACGCTACCAGGCTGCGCTACGCCCCGAAAACTAAAACAATGATGAATTACTTTTTAAGTAGCTCGATAATACTGAGCAATTCGTCTTTAATCGATTTGATATTAAGACCAGCAAGAGAATTGGATTGATTGAGATTTTCTAAAGGTAATTCAACTTGACCCTGCTTGGTCACTTGAAATTCTCTGGGGGGCTCAGCTTGCTTTACTTCCTTAACAAAATTTTTATCTTTAAGTCGCTGTTTAGCGCCTTGAATCGTAAAGCCTTCATCATGAAGGAGCTCTCTAATTTTACGAATGAGAAGCACTTCAGGTAATTGATAATAACGTCGATTGCCGCGTCGCTTGATGTCTTTGAGTTGATCAAACTCCTGCTCCCAATATCGAAGCACATGCGCCTTGACGAGACAAAGCTCACTTACCTCTCCGATTGCAAAATATCTCTTTGAAGGTATTTCAGGTAAGACGGGGGATTTAAGCTTTCTTTCCAGAGTAGTTCTCTTCTACATTGCTTTTTAGTTTTTGACTTGCGTGAAAAGTCACTACACGTCTTGCTTTGATAGGAATCTCTTCGCCCGTTTTAGGATTGCGGCCTGGTCTTTCTGATTTTTTTCTTAATTCAAAATTACCAAAACCAGATAATTTGATACTGTCACCATTTTCAAGTGCATTGCGAATTTCTTCAAAAAAAGCCTCCACCATATCTTTGGCTTCACGCTTATTTAAACCTACACGGTCAAATAGTATTTCGGATAGATCTGCTTTAGTTAATGTCATAACGGCCTACTTTTAAATCGGTATTAAATATGGGATTAGTTGCGGAGCGTTGCGCCAAATTGTTTTTCAAGTAATTCAACGATTTTTGATACAGAAGAATCAGCTTCACTATCAACTAATGTCTTTGAAGTATCCTGCATAAGTATCAGAAATGCAACACTTTTTTTGTTTTCGGCGATGCCTTTTCCTTGGTAAAGATCGAATAAAGCCATATGATTTAAGAACGGAATTTTAGCCTTATTTACCGCATCTAAAATCGAATCCACCTCGACTGAGTCGTCTACCACAACAGCAATATCACGCCTTACCGGGAGGAATTTTGAGATTTCTTCGTATTTAAATACCTTGTCTTCTAAAAGCTTCTCTATTTTTAATTCAAAAATAAAAGGGGCTTTAGGGAGGGAAAAGTGTTGCTGCCATTTTGGATGTAATTTACCCACCCAACCTATCGACTGAGCGTCCAAAATGACTTCTGCTGATTGTCCTGGATGAAGCGCTAATGGAGTTTTATCACTTCTTTTAAATGTGAGTTGTTTAGACGTCAAAGCTTCAACATGTGCTTTTATGTCATAAAAATCAATATCGCGAATTTTGTCAGCCCACTGCTCAGGCATAAAACTACCGTAACTGAGTCCTGATATCACTTCGGTCTCAATAAAATCTTTTTTTACACCATGGAAGGTTTGAGCGATCTCAAAAATATTTAAACGCGATACTTGGCGATTTAAATTGTAAGTTAAAACTTCAAGGTGACTACCCCATAAAGATGATCGCATCGTCGACATCTGGCTTGCAATTGGATTCTGTAATTGAATCGGATTGGCATTTCCATGTAATGATTTCTCAACCTCATCTTCAATAAAGCTATAAGTCACTACCTCATAAAAACCTCGAGATGTGAGTGCTTCTTTAAGGTCACGATGATAAGTGCCGGATGTAGGTAACATCACTTGATGGCTCAGAGGATGATGTGAAGGAATTTTATCGTAGCCATACAATCGCACAACTTCCTCAATCAGATCTTCTTCAATAGCAATATCAAAGCGATAAGAAGGGGGTGTGACTTTAAATCCTTCGATTGTTTTATTCACTTCAAAACCTAATTGTATAAATATTCGCTCAACATCTTGGCTAGGAACTTCAATACCTAAGATAGCATTTAATTTTTTAAGTCTTAGATGAATTTCATTGCGCTTTGGTAAAGCATTTAAAACTTCTGTAATCTCTCCTGCTGCTCCACCACAGTATTCAATAATAAGAGATGTTGCACGTTCTAGTGCATGTCGCGTATTAGAAAAATCTACGCCGCGTTCAAAACGATAAGATGAGTCTGTAGATAAGTTATATGCTCTAGCTTTACCAGCAATCACAATGGGATCAAAAAAAGCACTTTCCAAGAAAATAGTTTGAGTATTATCGGTGACTGATGAAGGCATGCCACCCATTACCCCTGCAAATGCAATTGCGCCTGATTGATCTGCAATCACTAGATCTTTTTTTGATAATTTAATTTTTGTATCATTGAGAAGATGTATCGGCTCTTCAGGCTTTGCGAATCTAACCGTGACATCACCTTGTAATTTTTCATGGTCAAATGCATGCAGTGGCTGTCCAATTTCAAGCAACACATAATTCGTAATATCGACAATAGGACTGATTGACTTTATATTGGAACGCTCAAGTCTTGAAGTCATCCATTCAGGCAACGATTTTGTGTTATCTACATTTTTAATGATGCGACCACAATAACGCGGACATGCTTCTTTTTCTTCAATGATTACATTTTTCTTTTCGCTTTGCTTGATTGGATTAACATCATAATGGATGGGAGAAAGTGAAGATGCACTAATGGCTGCCACTTCTCGAGCTACACCCCAAACACTTAAACAATCACTTCGATTAGGTGTTAATTTTAATGTTGTAATTTGATCATTAAGATCAAGCGCCACTCTTAAATCTGTACCGTTTTTTAAATCATGGTTGAGCTCCAGAATACCATCAGCTTCTTCAGCTAATCCTAATTCCTTTAATGAGCAAAGCATACCGAACGATTCAACTCCTCGTACTTTTGCTTCTTTGATATCAATCGAGGGTAATTTAGCGCCTACTAAAGCACATGCTACTTTAATGCCTTGTCTCGCATTAGATGCACCACAAACAATTTGTAATGACTTATCACCAATGTTGACATCACATACTTGAAGTCGATCTGCATCAGGATGTTTTTTAATAGCTACAATCTCACCGACTACAACATGGCTAAACGATGCTCCTAGAGGATGAGAATCATCAACATCTAATCCTGCCATAATCATGACGTGGTTAAGCCCATCACTGTCGAGTGATGTATTAACGTATGACCTTAACCAGTTTTCAGAAAATTGCATATTGAAATGTCTTTAAATAAATTGCTGAAGAAAACGTAAATCGTTATTAAAAAAGTGACGTAAATCTTGAACGCCATAACGCAACATTGTTAAACGTTCTATACCTAAGCCGAAAGCAAAGCCTTGATATTGATTTGAATCGATACCCACATGTTTAAATACTTCTGGATGAACCATGCCGCAGCCGCCAATCTCGAGCCAACCGCCCTTCCAGCTCATATCCATTTCAGCTGAAGGTTCTGTAAATGGAAAGTACGAAGGTCTGAAACGCACTTTTAAATCTTTATTCTCGAAAAAGTTTTGAAGAAAATCTTCGATAACACCTTTAAGGTCTGCAAAGCTTACTTGTTGATCAACCCATAAACCTTCAACTTGATGAAACATTGGTGAGTGTGTTGCGTCTGAATCAACACGATAAACGCGACCTGGTGAAATAATTTTGAGTGGTGGTTTATTTTTTTCTAAATGACGAATTTGCACAGGGGATGTGTGCGTTCTTAATACATAAGATTCATCAATATAAAATGTGTCATGCATCGCACGCGCTGGATGTGATTCTGGAATATTAAGTGCGGTGAAATTATAAAAATCTGATTCAATCTGTGGGCCATGTGCCACTGAGAATCCGATGGAATGAAAAAGTGATTCAACGCGATGAAGTGTTTGTGTGACTGGATGCAAGCTACCTTGATCCTCTTTTCGTGAAGGCAAAGTCACATCCAATGATTCTTCTGCAAGCTGTTTTGCTTGCGAGGCATTGAGAATAGCTTCACGTCTTTTTTCTAAAGCTTCTTCAACGCCTTGCTTAACAACATTAATTTCAGCGCCTACTTTAGGTCTATCTTCTGCGGATAATTTACCTAATGATTTGAGTGCTTCTGTTAAGATGCTACTCTTACCTAGATATTTAGCTTTAGCCTGATCAAGATCGGTCAGAGTCTGACACTGCTCAAAATCTTCACGGGCTTCTTTTAAGGTATGTTCGAGATTATTCATTGACTATCATTTTAATAAAAAAAAGGAGGCTAGAAGCCTCCTTTTAAAAATTAATATTTTTATGCTGCTCCTGAACCAGATTTAGCGATTTCGACAAACTTAGCAAAAGCTGCTTTATCGAATACTGCCATATCTGCTAGCACCTTACGATCTACTTCGATCGAAGCTTTCTTAAGGCCATTCATGAAACGGCTATATGTAAGACCACACTCACGAGCTGCTGCATTAATACGCGCAATCCATAATGATCTAAATTGACGTTTTTTCTGACGGCGGTCACGGTATGCATACTGACCTGCCTTCATCACTGCTTGTTTAGCTATGCGGTATACATTTTTACGACGTCCGCGATAACCTTTAGCAAGTGCTAAAACTTTTTTATGTTTTGCTCTAGCGGTGACACCACGTTTTACTCTAGGCATATGATTCTCCTTATTGAGTTGGCATCATCGCGCGAACGCGTTTGATATCGGTTGCTGAAATGAGGACAGTGCCTCTGAGATTACGTTTTTGTTTCGTTGTTTTTTTGGTCAAGATATGACGTAAATGAGAACGCGTTCTCTTTACCATACCACTTCCTAAAAACTTGAAGCGCTTTTTTGCGCCACTTTTTGTTTTCATTTTTGGCATTTTGATCTCCTTTAGAGTATTAAGAGTGCTTAGGCATGCCGTTTAAGCCGTATCACTCAGAAACTTTTGCTTCTGTGGTTTTTGCTTTGGCTTTTTTTTGCGGAGCCAAAACCATCACCATTTGTCGACCTTCCATTTTTGGAAATTGTTCGACGACTGCATATTCCATTAAATCTTGCTCAACACGTTTTAGAATTGCTAAACCGTATTCTTGATGTGTTATTTCTCGACCTCTAAAACGTAAGGTGATTTTCGCCTTATCGCCATCCGTAAGGAATCCGATGAGGTTTCGTATTTTGATGTTGTAATCACCGTCATCAGTGCCTGGTCTAAACTTCACTTCTTTAATCTTGACCTGCTTTTGTTTTAAGCGGGTTTCGTGTTGCTTCTTACTTTCTGCATATTTAAACTTACCGTAATCGAGTAATCGACATACGGGGGGTTGGGCTTGTGGAGCAATTTCCACTAGATCAATATCTATCTCTTCTGCTTTTGCAAATGCCTCAGCTAGTGTCACTATGCCAAGCGCTTCGCCATTTACGCCAATTAATCGAATTTCTGGAGCTGTAATATCCCCGTTAATTCTGACTTCTTTTTCTTGAGCGATAACAAATCCCCTGTAAATATAAAAGAAAAACCGCGCTACCTTATGACTAGACTTTAGTTTGAACTTCCTGATTTAGTCGATCAATCAATGACTTAATCGACATAGATCCTAAGTCTTCGCCTTTTCGGGTTCGCACGGCAACTTGCCCAGCTTCCATTTCCTTTTCCCCTACAATTAAGAGATAAGGAATCTTTTGTAAGCTATGTTCGCGTATTTTATAGGTTATTTTCTCATTTCTCAAGTCAGAATCGCATCGGATGTGGTTTTTCTTGAGTTCATCCATGACTTTTGAGGCATAGTCTGCATGGGCATCAGCAATATTGAGGATAACCGCTTGAGTAGGGGCAAGCCAGAGGGGCATGGCACCTGAGTAATGCTCAATCAGAATCCCAATAAAACGCTCCATAGAGCCTACAATGGCTCGATGTAACATCACGGGATGCTTACGGCTATTGTCTTCTGTGACATATTCAGCGCCTAGACGCTCAGGCAAATTAAAGTCGAGCTGGATCGTACCGCACTGCCAAAGACGGCTTAAACTGTCTTTTAGGGTAAATTCGATCTTAGGGCCATAAAAAGCCCCTTCCCCGGGCTGAAGGTCAAATTCGAGCTTATTTTCAACTAAAGCAGCTTTAAGGGCAGCTTCTGCCTTGTCCCAAGTCTCATCAGAACCCACGCGTTTTTCAGGGCGAGTGGATAATTTCACTAACACATCCTTAAATCCGAAGTCTTCGTATGCCTTAAAGAGCATTACGATGAATTGAGCTACTTCATCTTTAATTTGCTCTTCGGTACAAAAAATATGGGCATCATCTTGAGTAAACCCTCTCACGCGCATTAACCCATGAAGGGATCCTGAGGGTTCGTTGCGGTGACATGAACCAAATTCAGCAAGTCTTAAAGGTAATTCACGATAGCTATGAAGCGCATTATTAAAGATTTGAATATGGCCAGGGCAGTTCATAGGCTTCACTGCATAATCTCTATTTTCAGATGAAGTTGTAAACATGTTATCGCGATAATTCTGCCAATGTCCGGATTTTTCCCACAAAGTCTTATCCATGACCGTAGGTGTTTTAACTTCTTGATATCCAAAATCTAAGAACATCTTTCGCATGTAATGTTCAACTTCTTGCCAAATCGACCATCCTTTAGGATGCCAAAAAACCATACCAGGTGCTTCATCTTGCATATGAAATAAATCGAGCTGCTTACCTAATTTACGATGATCTCTTTTTTCAGCCTCTTCTAACATGAAGAGATGATTTTGTAAGTCTTCTTTAGTTGTCCATGCTGTGCCGTAGATTCTCTGTAGCATTTCATTTTTAGAATCACCACGCCAATAAGCGCCTGCTACTTTCATCAATTTAAATACTTTTAATTTTCCAGTCGATGGCACATGAGGACCCCGACAGAGATCTGTAAATTCGCCTTCGGAATATAAAGATACTTCCTGATCCGCGGGAATCGATTCAATAATTTCAGCCTTGTAATTTTCTTTGATTGATTTGAAATATTCCACTGCGTCATTACGTAGCAATACTTTTCTTGTGATCGGTAAATCGCGACTGGCAATTTCAGCCATCTTCTTTTCAATTTTTTCTAAATCTTCTGGTGTGAAAGGACGCGAATACGAAAAGTCATAATAAAACCCATGTTCAATCACAGGGCCAATCGTCACTTGTGCGTCTGGAAATAATTCTTTAACAGCGTATGCCAAAAGATGAGCTGTTGAATGACGAATCACTTCAAGCCCCTCAGAATTTTTGTCGGTGATGATTGCAAGATCACTATCTTCACGAATGACAAATGAAAGATCGACTAACTGATCATTGACTCGACCAGCAAGGGCTGCACGGGCTAATCCTGCACCAATATTTTGTGCAACTTCTGCAACAGTAATGTCACTTTCAAATTGTCGCTTAGATCCGTCTGGTAATCTTATTTCAGGCATAGTTGAATCAAGTTATTAAGAATTGCATCATTTTATAAGCTTTTCTCTATTCTTGATAGCTTGAGCCATGAGGCAAAAAATTGGTAGGCGCGATTGGAATCGAACCAACGACCCCCACCATGTCAAGGTGGTGCTCTAACCAGCTGAGCTACGCGCCTAAAGAATTTAGGAGTTTGGATTCTATCCTATTGAAGAACCCTAATCAATCATCGCTTTGTAGCCGTAAGTAAAATCAGGGTACTTTAATGTGAATCCAGTTTGATTCAATAAAACAGATCGTAGTTGCTTCCCCCCTTCCACAATCGGTATCTCAATAGTGTCTGTGCTTAATTTGAGATGTTTTCTAATCCACGTTAATACGTCATATTGTTTAGTAGGTTCGCCATCTGTCACAAGATAAAGTGATTCGATAGATTCTTGTCTCACAATTTTATTCATGAGAAAAACAATAAAGCGCGCAGCATCTTCCTCGTGAATTCGATTAGACCAGTTATTGGTTGCAGGCCAATTGCCAGGATTACTTTGCGCTAATTGAATCATGCGCGATCGAGTGGGGCCGTATATTCCAGATAAACGCAATATAGTGGCCTTTTCTTTTAATTGACGCGCAATCGTTTCAGCTTCCATTAACGCTTCACCTCCGTAATCAGAAGGTTGAGCAACATCAAACTCACTTAAGATCTTTGTTGTTTTTTGTCCATAAACTCTCGTGCTTGAAACAAAGAAAAGATGCTTAAAGTGATCGAGATCTAAAATAGCTTCGTAAGTTTTTTTTAAGCCAACCACATAATGATCTTGATAGCTCTCAACAGATTGTGCATCTGCAGAAACTGCATAGATAATGATTTCAGGATTTATTGATTTAATAGTATCAATAGTTTCAGTTTTTAAAATATCCGCCTGATGCATTTCAATAGAAGGGGGTGATTTTTTTAAACTTCGACTAAATCCATAGAGTTTAAAAATATGGCAATCAATATTTTTAGCAACCGAAAAGCCAAGTTGACCGCAGCCTACAATTAATACTTTAGTAGATTTTATTTCCAAAGCGTTTTAAGAATAAATCCAGGAAAAGAAAAAACTAAAAACAAAAAGAAAGTCACTGTATAAAATTCCCAATCTTGCGGGTGAATATGTCCTACTACTTTAAGTTCTGTAAATAGTGCAATACCGCCGGTCACAAAATACAAAATGACAACTTCAAGTAAAGCCCAAGAAAATGGTTTTTTATAAGAGGGGAATTTCTTAATAAAAAGAAAATCGTTAAACATCCAAGGCACATTAGCCATGATGATAGTAATTAAGATGAGGATCCACTGAGTCATTTAATGAAGACTTAAAGCTATTGCTTGAGCAGTAGCATCCATAAATGAATGTGGCATTAAACCAATAATTAGAAGCGCTAATGCGTTAGCTGATAAGATCCATTGCATATCGATGGACACATCTAATTTATTTTTTAATTTTGGCTCATCAAAGTACATAAGTTTTACAATTCTCATGTAATAAAACATACCCACTAAAGCCATCATGACTGCATAGACCACAAAACTTGCAAAGCCTGCATCAAATGCTGCTTGAAGCACCATAAACTTTGCGTAAAAACCTATGGTAGGGGGTATGCCTGCCATACTTAACATGGTGATTAACATAAGAAATGCATACCAAGGATTTCTCTTATTTAAACCTTTAAAATCTTCAAGCGTTTCACACTCAAAATTTTTCCGAGACATCATCATTAACACTGCAA is part of the Candidatus Methylopumilus rimovensis genome and encodes:
- a CDS encoding MerR family transcriptional regulator — protein: MERKLKSPVLPEIPSKRYFAIGEVSELCLVKAHVLRYWEQEFDQLKDIKRRGNRRYYQLPEVLLIRKIRELLHDEGFTIQGAKQRLKDKNFVKEVKQAEPPREFQVTKQGQVELPLENLNQSNSLAGLNIKSIKDELLSIIELLKK
- a CDS encoding integration host factor subunit alpha → MTLTKADLSEILFDRVGLNKREAKDMVEAFFEEIRNALENGDSIKLSGFGNFELRKKSERPGRNPKTGEEIPIKARRVVTFHASQKLKSNVEENYSGKKA
- the pheT gene encoding phenylalanine--tRNA ligase subunit beta, producing MQFSENWLRSYVNTSLDSDGLNHVMIMAGLDVDDSHPLGASFSHVVVGEIVAIKKHPDADRLQVCDVNIGDKSLQIVCGASNARQGIKVACALVGAKLPSIDIKEAKVRGVESFGMLCSLKELGLAEEADGILELNHDLKNGTDLRVALDLNDQITTLKLTPNRSDCLSVWGVAREVAAISASSLSPIHYDVNPIKQSEKKNVIIEEKEACPRYCGRIIKNVDNTKSLPEWMTSRLERSNIKSISPIVDITNYVLLEIGQPLHAFDHEKLQGDVTVRFAKPEEPIHLLNDTKIKLSKKDLVIADQSGAIAFAGVMGGMPSSVTDNTQTIFLESAFFDPIVIAGKARAYNLSTDSSYRFERGVDFSNTRHALERATSLIIEYCGGAAGEITEVLNALPKRNEIHLRLKKLNAILGIEVPSQDVERIFIQLGFEVNKTIEGFKVTPPSYRFDIAIEEDLIEEVVRLYGYDKIPSHHPLSHQVMLPTSGTYHRDLKEALTSRGFYEVVTYSFIEDEVEKSLHGNANPIQLQNPIASQMSTMRSSLWGSHLEVLTYNLNRQVSRLNIFEIAQTFHGVKKDFIETEVISGLSYGSFMPEQWADKIRDIDFYDIKAHVEALTSKQLTFKRSDKTPLALHPGQSAEVILDAQSIGWVGKLHPKWQQHFSLPKAPFIFELKIEKLLEDKVFKYEEISKFLPVRRDIAVVVDDSVEVDSILDAVNKAKIPFLNHMALFDLYQGKGIAENKKSVAFLILMQDTSKTLVDSEADSSVSKIVELLEKQFGATLRN
- the pheS gene encoding phenylalanine--tRNA ligase subunit alpha → MNNLEHTLKEAREDFEQCQTLTDLDQAKAKYLGKSSILTEALKSLGKLSAEDRPKVGAEINVVKQGVEEALEKRREAILNASQAKQLAEESLDVTLPSRKEDQGSLHPVTQTLHRVESLFHSIGFSVAHGPQIESDFYNFTALNIPESHPARAMHDTFYIDESYVLRTHTSPVQIRHLEKNKPPLKIISPGRVYRVDSDATHSPMFHQVEGLWVDQQVSFADLKGVIEDFLQNFFENKDLKVRFRPSYFPFTEPSAEMDMSWKGGWLEIGGCGMVHPEVFKHVGIDSNQYQGFAFGLGIERLTMLRYGVQDLRHFFNNDLRFLQQFI
- the rplT gene encoding 50S ribosomal protein L20 — encoded protein: MPRVKRGVTARAKHKKVLALAKGYRGRRKNVYRIAKQAVMKAGQYAYRDRRQKKRQFRSLWIARINAAARECGLTYSRFMNGLKKASIEVDRKVLADMAVFDKAAFAKFVEIAKSGSGAA
- the rpmI gene encoding 50S ribosomal protein L35; translation: MPKMKTKSGAKKRFKFLGSGMVKRTRSHLRHILTKKTTKQKRNLRGTVLISATDIKRVRAMMPTQ
- the infC gene encoding translation initiation factor IF-3; protein product: MAQEKEVRINGDITAPEIRLIGVNGEALGIVTLAEAFAKAEEIDIDLVEIAPQAQPPVCRLLDYGKFKYAESKKQHETRLKQKQVKIKEVKFRPGTDDGDYNIKIRNLIGFLTDGDKAKITLRFRGREITHQEYGLAILKRVEQDLMEYAVVEQFPKMEGRQMVMVLAPQKKAKAKTTEAKVSE
- the thrS gene encoding threonine--tRNA ligase, whose protein sequence is MPEIRLPDGSKRQFESDITVAEVAQNIGAGLARAALAGRVNDQLVDLSFVIREDSDLAIITDKNSEGLEVIRHSTAHLLAYAVKELFPDAQVTIGPVIEHGFYYDFSYSRPFTPEDLEKIEKKMAEIASRDLPITRKVLLRNDAVEYFKSIKENYKAEIIESIPADQEVSLYSEGEFTDLCRGPHVPSTGKLKVFKLMKVAGAYWRGDSKNEMLQRIYGTAWTTKEDLQNHLFMLEEAEKRDHRKLGKQLDLFHMQDEAPGMVFWHPKGWSIWQEVEHYMRKMFLDFGYQEVKTPTVMDKTLWEKSGHWQNYRDNMFTTSSENRDYAVKPMNCPGHIQIFNNALHSYRELPLRLAEFGSCHRNEPSGSLHGLMRVRGFTQDDAHIFCTEEQIKDEVAQFIVMLFKAYEDFGFKDVLVKLSTRPEKRVGSDETWDKAEAALKAALVENKLEFDLQPGEGAFYGPKIEFTLKDSLSRLWQCGTIQLDFNLPERLGAEYVTEDNSRKHPVMLHRAIVGSMERFIGILIEHYSGAMPLWLAPTQAVILNIADAHADYASKVMDELKKNHIRCDSDLRNEKITYKIREHSLQKIPYLLIVGEKEMEAGQVAVRTRKGEDLGSMSIKSLIDRLNQEVQTKV
- a CDS encoding sugar nucleotide-binding protein, with the translated sequence MEIKSTKVLIVGCGQLGFSVAKNIDCHIFKLYGFSRSLKKSPPSIEMHQADILKTETIDTIKSINPEIIIYAVSADAQSVESYQDHYVVGLKKTYEAILDLDHFKHLFFVSSTRVYGQKTTKILSEFDVAQPSDYGGEALMEAETIARQLKEKATILRLSGIYGPTRSRMIQLAQSNPGNWPATNNWSNRIHEEDAARFIVFLMNKIVRQESIESLYLVTDGEPTKQYDVLTWIRKHLKLSTDTIEIPIVEGGKQLRSVLLNQTGFTLKYPDFTYGYKAMID
- a CDS encoding DUF2818 family protein, which codes for MTQWILILITIIMANVPWMFNDFLFIKKFPSYKKPFSWALLEVVILYFVTGGIALFTELKVVGHIHPQDWEFYTVTFFLFLVFSFPGFILKTLWK